From one Humulus lupulus chromosome 8, drHumLupu1.1, whole genome shotgun sequence genomic stretch:
- the LOC133797433 gene encoding uncharacterized protein LOC133797433, with protein sequence MGDNPIWGGPRFGGSPSTMTTLNWNCCGLGNPRTIRFLKEIVSQKRPKFIFLCETLCSKVKIEGLARLMDYGGAFWVEAQGRSGGLALLWKHKDDLSILSFSQHHIDSLVCLPGYCPYRLTGFYGEPNRTKRRVTWDLLRKLKADRNEPWCIIGDFNNVLNSTNKQGGNTYPRWLISGFQQVVQDCGFIDLDLSGHQFTWERGRGTSGWMEVWLNRALVSQDWIEVFSEAKLTKLGVSSSDHSPLFLEPVKRYTSRPKFKFRFENSWISEAMCRHLVRESWKKAAKADIHGKLQHCITVLSSWGRENTGYFKRKLQQYQMELNRYKQRRDGAGLTRYKEAYQKLFYTLHQQDVYWRQRAKQYWLQSGDQNNKYFHAMASWRRRNNQLQHLKNTEGVLVDWDSGLDKLILDYFDNIFKASYTD encoded by the coding sequence ATGGGTGATAATCCAATCTGGGGTGGGCCTCGATTTGGGGGCTCGCCTTCAACCATGACTACCTTAAATTGGAACTGTTGTGGGCTTGGGAACCCACGAACTATTCGGTTCCTTAAGGAGATTGTTTCTCAAAAGCGTCCCAAGttcatttttctttgtgaaaCGTTGTGTTCTAAGGTCAAAATTGAAGGTTTGGCTCGGTTAATGGATTATGGAGGAGCTTTTTGGGTGGAGGCTCAAGGTCGTAGTGGTGGTCTAGCCCTCTTATGGAAACATAAGGACGATTTGTCTATTCTTAGTTTCTCCCAGCATCATATTGATTCCTTGGTTTGCTTACCAGGGTATTGTCCTTATCGTTTAACTGGTTTTTATGGTGAGCCTAATCGTACCAAAAGGCGAGTTACTTGGGACCTTCTTCGTAAGCTTAAAGCAGATCGGAATGAGCCTTGGTGTATTATTGGAGACTTTAACAATGTTCTTAACAGTACTAATAAGCAGGGAGGTAATACTTATCCAAGGTGGTTGATTAGTGGTTTTCAACAAGTGGTTCAAGATTGTGGATTCATCGATTTGGACCTATCTGGTCATCAGTTCACCTGGGAAAGAGGCCGTGGTACGAGTGGTTGGATGGAAGTTTGGCTAAATCGGGCTTTGGTGTCTCAAGATTGGATTGAAGTTTTCTCGGAGGCTAAATTAACGAAATTAGGTGTTTCCTCTTCTGATCATAGCCCGCTGTTTTTGGAGCCTGTTAAGAGGTACACTTCGAGACCTAAGTTCAAATTCAGATTTGAGAATTCTTGGATTTCAGAAGCTATGTGTCGCCATTTAGTCCGGGAGAGTTGGAAGAAAGCTGCCAAGGCTGATATTCATGGTAAGCTGCAACATTGTATCACTGTGTTATCTTCCTGGGGTAGAGAGAATACTGGTTATTTCAAAAGAAAGCTGCAGCAATATCAAATGGAACTTAACAGATATAAACAGAGAAGGGATGGTGCTGGTCTTACTCGGTATAAAGAAGCCTATCAAAAACTATTTTACACTCTTCATCAGCAGGATGTCTACTGGAGACAGCGGGCTAAACAATATTGGCTACAATCAGGGGATCAGAACAATAAATATTTCCATGCTATGGCTAGTTGGAGGCGTCGGAATAATCAGTTGCAGCACTTGAAGAATACTGAGGGGGTTTTGGTGGACTGGGATTCAGGGCTTGACAAATTAATTCtggattattttgataacattttcaAAGCTTCATATACTGATTAG
- the LOC133795483 gene encoding uncharacterized protein LOC133795483, which produces MELLKEVTKEEVKQVVFQMHPDKALGPDGFNPAFYQNYWSIVGNDVVVVVRDFFTGSFLECHEHRLNSKEETGRSYGLITDNILISFEVLHYLKRKSQGKDGYMAIKLDMSKAYERVEWSYLEAMMTRLGFSSRWIQMIMQCIYSVQYTVVTGDKELGPIFPSRGLRQGDPISPYLFLICAEGLSKLITHFGTRGWLHGCRVARGAPVVSHLLFVDDSYLYCRALEEEATKVNLLLKWFEKGSGQQVNLAKSSVFFSTNTSAESKMKICQKLDILEAGSGNFYLGLPNMLGRNKTTMLGFLKERIRNRIAGWEGMLLSRAGKEILIKSVAQALPSYAMNVFLFPLELCHDIEIMMSHFWWSNSSTKRKDIHWMCWNRLTQPQIAGGMGFRSIRDFNLALLSKQGWRFLRNPDNLVSKIFKAKYFPNCSFLEAGLGRNPSFVWRSIVAAQDLVRQGARKRIGSGCQVSIKHDPWLPDDQNPFVSSNHPALEDKPVSSLLMEGAKAWDEDVLSYLFNDRDRELFANIPLSVNFEQDTWNWAKETNGQFTVKSAYNCLKCLNGQWCTDTSSGFWHKLWQLKIPPKVLLTEIFGNSINKCCLRVIVVKAED; this is translated from the exons ATGGAGCTTCTTAAAGAGGTTACTAAAGAAGAGGTTAAACAGGTTGTCTTCCAAATGCACCCTGATAAGGCTCTGGGTCCTGATGGTTTTAACCCAGCTTTTTACCAAAATTATTGGAGCATAGTTGGCAATGATGTGGTAGTTGTGGTCCGTGATTTCTTCACTGGCTCCTTCCTTGAATGCCACGAACATCGTCTTAATTCCAAAGAAGAAACAGGTCGAAGTTATGG GTTAATCACTGACAATATTTTAATTTCTTTCGAGGTTCTCCATTATTTGAAGCGAAAATCTCAAGGAAAAGATGGGTATATGGCTATCAAGTTGGACATGAGTAAAGCTTATGAGCGAGTGGAGTGGTCTTACTTGGAAGCTATGATGACTAGACTGGGTTTCAGCTCCCGTTGGATTCAGATGATTATGCAATGCATCTACTCTGTTCAGTACACGGTGGTTACGGGGGATAAAGAGTTGGGGCCTATCTTTCCATCTCGGGGTCTTAGGCAAGGGGACCCCATTTCACCTTACCTATTTCTCATTTGTGCTGAGGGTCTTTCGAAGCTTATCACTCATTTTGGCACTCGAGGATGGCTTCATGGTTGTCGTGTGGCGCGGGGGGCTCCTGTGGTTTCTCACTTACTTTTTGTCGATGATAGTTACTTGTACTGTCGTGCATTGGAAGAAGAAGCGACCAAAGTTAACCTTCTGCTTAAGTGGTTTGAAAAGGGCTCAGGTCAACAAGTTAATCTTGCTAAATCTTCTGTTTTTTTCAGTACAAACACTTCTGCTGAGTCTAAAATGAAGATTTGCCAAAAGTTGGATATTTTGGAGGCGGGTTCGGGTAACTTTTACTTGGGCCTTCCTAACATGCTGGGCAGAAACAAAACGACAATGTTGGGCTTCTTAAAGGAGAGAATTCGCAATAGGATTGCAGGATGGGAAGGAATGTTATTGTCTCGTGCAGGCAAGGAAATACTTATCAAATCTGTGGCCCAAGCTTTGCCCTCCTATGCCATGAATGTTTTCCTTTTTCCTCTAGAGCTTTGTCATGACATTGAGATTATGATGTCTCATTTTTGGTGGTCTAACTCATCTACGAAGCGAAAAGACATTCATTGGATGTGTTGGAATAGGCTTACTCAGCCTCAAATAGCTGGTGGTATGGGTTTTCGTAGCATCCGAGATTTTAATCTTGCCCTCTTGAGTAAGCAAGGTTGGAGATTTCTCAGGAATCCTGACAATTTGGTGAGTAAGATTTTTAAGGCCAAATACTTTCCTAACTGCTCATTTTTGGAAGCTGGTTTAGGGAGGAACCCGAGCTTTGTTTGGAGGAGTATCGTTGCAGCTCAAGATTTGGTGCGTCAGGGAGCTCGGAAAAGGATTGGGTCGGGTTGCCAAGTGTCTATCAAGCATGATCCTTGGCTTCCGGATGATCAAAATCCTTTTGTTTCTTCTAATCACCCTGCTCTTGAAGATAAACCAGTCTCTAGCTTGTTGATGGAAGGTGCGAAGGCTTGGGATGAGGATGTTCTTTCTTATTTGTTTAATGACAGGGATAGGGAGCTATTTGCTAATATTCCTTTGAGTGTGAACTTTGAGCAGGATACTTGGAATTGGGCCAAAGAAACTAATGGTCAGTTTACCGTTAAGAGTGCCTACAACTGTCTAAAGTGCTTGAATGGTCAATGGTGTACAGACACCAGTTCTGGTTTCTGGCACAAGTTATGGCAGCTAAAGATTCCTCCTAAAgtactgttaaccgagattttcggtaacTCTATTAATAAATGTTGTTTAAGGGTAATTGTAGTGAAAGCAGAAGATTAa